The sequence below is a genomic window from Zymoseptoria tritici IPO323 chromosome 13, whole genome shotgun sequence.
TTTAGAATTTAAAGTTCGAAGTTTAAGTTTCTAACTTTTGCGATAGAGGAACGTAAGCTATAATAACTTTACGAGGTAATTAATGCATTTctattataattataacTAAGTTTAGAAGGCAGGCTAAACTATATAaaagctcgcggcgaccTAGGGAGCCTACGACCGGCAGTCGGGCGCCGCGCTATACGAAAAGGCGACAGTCTACAGAGTGTTTAATTCTGCGAATTCGCAAAACTAGGAATTTAGCGGGGTGGGCCATTTGAAGCTCCGTCGGAACAGGGGTCTTACGCTCCGTCCCGCGAGACAATCTGCCAAGGCCCATCGAATCTACGACTTCCTTCAACTCGCAATCTtccaactccaccaccaaGACAATGAACACCATGCAAACACATTCAAAGAGGATACGATGCACTGCATGGGTGGTGTGATGCTACGAAGACCGGGCATACCCTTGGCATCGCTACGCTGACATCTCTCTCCTACggtcgacctcacctcctccgacATGGACAATAGCAGCAAAGACGGCTTCGTAGACCACCGCCCCGTCCGGAATCTCCACCGCCCGCAACTCTCTCAGCAAACAACATCAAGATCTTCATGCTACACGAGATTTCTAGCTGACGCGGATAGTCCTCCTCCAAGACCGCTGGGCGTATTGGCAGGGGAATCTTGGTACTTGGCACAAATCGCGTCTCCCCTCCCAAATAAGTCGAATGGCACCTCTCAACAGAGTCAACACTTCTCGTCTTTCGCCTCCCCTTCTTGATCATCTTGCTTTGCTGTTTCTTTCTCCTTGACAACTTTCTCATCTCGAGGTATTGGCTGCATTTCGcctttcctcttcctcacacTCGTTCTTCTTAATACCCGCTGTCTTTCGTCTCTCGCTTCCAATCCGACTTTCTTCCGAGTCCTGTACCTTTTCGAACAAACACCTCGACTCCCACGGACATGAAGGCAGTCATCGGACGCAGCGCCATCGCGCTTGCCACCCTCGCCACCACCGTCACCGCAGCCATCATTCCTCGCCAACAAGGCTCCCTCCCACCCATCACCGTCGAAGGCAATGCATTCTACGCCGGTGGAGAGCGCTTCTACATCCGCGGTGTGGCCTACCAACCTGGTGGTGCAGCCGACGCCGCCGATCCTATGCTCGACATGGAAGCTTTCACCCGCGACGTGGCGAATTTCAAGGAGCTAGGCATCAACACGATCCGAATCTACACGATTGACAACTCGGCCAACCACGACGAGGCGATGAAGATGTTGGATGAGGCGGGGATTTACTTGACGTTGGATGCGAATACACCGGATTACTCGCTCAATCGGTTGGATATCGACTCTCTGCATCAGTCGTACAACGATGTTTACTTGCAGAATGTGTTTGCTACGATTGATGCTTTCGCTGGATACAGTGAGTACAATGTATCATTGCTGTTGGTGTAATACCATGCTGACAAGCCTCTCAGGCAACCTCGCAATGTTCTACTCTGGCAACGAAGTCATCAACGCCAAGAACAACTCCAACTCCGCTCCGTACGTCAAGGCCGTCACCCGCGACATGAAAAACTACATCAAAGCCCAAGCCCCCCGCTCCATTCCCGTCGGCtactccgccgccgacgtGACCGAAAACATCTACCAACAAGCCACCTACTTCGCCTGCGGCGACGACGCCACCGCCCgcgccgacttcttcgcgcTCAACGACTACGCCTGGTGCGACCCTTCCTCCTTCGAAGAATCCGGCTGGGATCAGAAGGTGCAGCTGTACGGCAACTACTCcctccctctcttcctctccgagTACGGATGCATCACCAACCAACGCAACTGGGGTGAGGTCGGATCTCTCTACTCGACCGACATGACGGGCGTCTACTCCGGCGGTTTGGCGTACGAATACACCGTTGAGCCGAACGGCTATGGTCTCGTGGAAGTCGACTCCTCCGGCGCTATCTCTCCGAACCGCGACTTCACGGCTCTTATGCAGGCTTTCCAAGCGACTTCCAACCCCTCCGGCGACGGCGGTGCGCGCCGCCAGACGAGTGTCATGGAGTGCCCAGCTGAGTCGGAGAACTGGCAGGTGTCGACGAATCTCCTTCCTGAGATCCCGAGTGGTGCTGCGGACTACATTAAGAACGGAGCTGGTAAGGCGGTGGGACTTGCGGGTGATGGATCGCAGACTGCCGGTGGACAGTCCGAGACGGAGCCGGACTTGAGTAATGGTGTGACGACGAGTGAGAGTGATGTTGATGGGCAGCAGAATAACAATAATGGTTCATCTGGGAATGGAGGGGATAAGAAGGGCGCGGCGAATGGACGGGAGGTTGCGGTCATGACGATGGTGGTCGGGCTGGCGGTTGCTTTTGCTGCTGTGTTGTAAGTGGGTTGAGATGATgggttggtgttgttgttgtacaGTCAACATGAGAGCGAAGATTGGATTTGTGGTGTTTTTTTTTTCATTTGCATGGCTTGCGTGTTGGAGAGTGGTTTAGCATAGACGGCGGACAGAAAGTCGTCGCAACAGAGGTTGTCTTCTCTTTCTCGATCGAATCTTGATCACTGACATGAGCGAGACATACGGATGATCTTTCTTCCTGGTATTTCTTTCCAACGTTCTTCAACCAACGATCTCCGCTCCTGCCTTCTCCATCAAAATCTCCAGATCTCTACCATCTCAGACATGGAACTCGTTGACACGAATCACAATTATGACCAAGTCCTCGCCTGGCTTGACTTCGGCATTGGCACTACAGCTGCAGGAAGCCGTTGTCGGCGATTGCAAGCGATGAGATAGGCCTGGTGCTGCATTGTGCTACTGTACCTGCTCCATGGAATTAACCTGCTATCCAGCAAGGTAGGCAACTGACATCCGTCTTTCTCCGCTTTACGACGGTCGATCATCGGACCTTGCGGACCTGCTGCTTCTTGATATAAGTCGAGCGGAGTGGTATCTACTCTTCCTTTCTCCGGCGTGGGACTTCCTAGACGAACCTATCATCCGCAAGATACCCCAACTCTCAAGGTTCTCTCATCAACAAGCTCCCCTCCCGCAGAAGCCACACACTCCTACCCTCACTCACCACAACCAtggccaccaccaccaccccaaCCTACATCcgcaccctctcctccctccccaaaacccccctcctcttcgccccCTCTCCAATCCAACCCCTCCCCCGTCTCCTCGCCCATCTCAAACCCCACAACTCCCCCATCGCAACCCTCTCCACCAAACGCGAAGACCTCCACACCTTCCTCCCCTGCGGCGGAAACAAAATCCGCAAACTCCAATACCTCGTCGCCGATGCTCTGGACCAGGGCTGCGATACCTTGGTATCGATCGGAGGCGTGCAGAGCAACCACACTCGCGCTGTGACTGCTGTAGCGAAACACGTGGGACTGGAAGTCGTTACTGTGCAGGAGAGTTGGGTGCCTGTGCCGGAGGCTGCTCAACCGGGATACGGACGGGTGGGAAATATATTATTGTCGAGACTAATGGGTGGAGATGTGAGAGTTCTGCCACCGTCTACaggtgaaggtgaaggaggcGAGGACTTCGGCATAGGCCACAAATCCACCGCAAAGGAGGTCTGCGAAGAAGTTAAGCGAAAAGGAGGGAAAGCTTACTACATCCCCGCTGGAGCATCCGACCACCCCCTCGGCGGCATGGGGTTCGTGGAATTCGTGGTCGAACTCGCTGAGCAGGAACTCGCACTCCAAACGTTCCACGATACGCTTGTCGTCTGCTCCGTCACGGGGTCCACGCAAGCTgggctcgtcgtcggcgccgTAGCAGAAGGGCGCGGACGACGGATAATCGGTATCGACGCGAGTGGTAAGCCGGAGGAGACTCGTGCTCAAGTTTTACGCATTGCTCGCGCCACCGCTGCTGCTCTTGACCCCGACTTGGTGGTGAGGGAAGAGGATGTCGTGCTGGACGAGAGGTTCCACGAGGGCACTTATGGACTACCGGGACCGAGCACGATTGAAGCGATGAAGGTTGCCGCGAGGACGGAGGCGTTGATTACGGATCCGGTTTATGAGGGGAAGAGTATGGCGGGGTTGATAGCGTTGATCAAAGAGGGAGGATTAGGGGAGGGTGC
It includes:
- the GEL4 gene encoding beta-1,3 glucanosyltransferase (beta- (1,3) glucanosyltransferase. Related to Aspergillus fumigatus GEL1.), with product MKAVIGRSAIALATLATTVTAAIIPRQQGSLPPITVEGNAFYAGGERFYIRGVAYQPGGAADAADPMLDMEAFTRDVANFKELGINTIRIYTIDNSANHDEAMKMLDEAGIYLTLDANTPDYSLNRLDIDSLHQSYNDVYLQNVFATIDAFAGYSNLAMFYSGNEVINAKNNSNSAPYVKAVTRDMKNYIKAQAPRSIPVGYSAADVTENIYQQATYFACGDDATARADFFALNDYAWCDPSSFEESGWDQKVQLYGNYSLPLFLSEYGCITNQRNWGEVGSLYSTDMTGVYSGGLAYEYTVEPNGYGLVEVDSSGAISPNRDFTALMQAFQATSNPSGDGGARRQTSVMECPAESENWQVSTNLLPEIPSGAADYIKNGAGKAVGLAGDGSQTAGGQSETEPDLSNGVTTSESDVDGQQNNNNGSSGNGGDKKGAANGREVAVMTMVVGLAVAFAAVL